A single window of Polaribacter sp. SA4-10 DNA harbors:
- a CDS encoding pyruvate dehydrogenase complex dihydrolipoamide acetyltransferase, with the protein MATIINMPRLSDTMEEGVVAKWLKNVGDKIEEGDILAEIETDKATMEFESFYEGTLLYIGIQEGETSPVDVLLAIIGEEDEDISAIISGSSESEKTAAKEEVKEETTAEVDATDAVVIPEGVQVIMMPRLSDTMTDGTVATWLKKVGDAVEEGDMLAEIETDKATMEFECFYEGTILYIGVQEGETAPVDSLLTIIGPAGTDVSAIVANGGNSMDAEKPTSDKKETKIADKVEEKKPVATTSTTSNRRIFASPLAKKIASDKGINLADVTGSGENGRIIKKDVENYTPAAKVVEVEVASDTNLVAAGQEKSKEVKNSQMRKAIAKSLGNSKFSAPDFSLNIEVDMDSAMASRKTINAIPDTKVSFNDMVVKACAMALQKHPQVNTSWTDNNTVYHSHIHVGVAVAVDDGLLVPVVKHTNQMSLTQIGATVRDLAGKARHKKISPAEMQGSTFTVSNLGMFGIENFTSIINQPNSAILSVGAIVEKPVVKNGQIVVGNTMKLTLTCDHRTVDGAVGAQFLQTLKTFIENPVTMLA; encoded by the coding sequence ATGGCTACAATTATAAATATGCCCCGATTAAGTGACACCATGGAAGAAGGTGTTGTGGCAAAATGGTTAAAAAATGTTGGTGATAAAATTGAAGAAGGCGATATTTTAGCTGAAATTGAAACCGATAAAGCCACAATGGAATTCGAATCTTTCTATGAAGGAACGTTACTATATATTGGTATTCAAGAAGGAGAAACATCTCCAGTAGATGTTTTACTTGCCATTATTGGTGAAGAAGATGAAGATATTTCTGCAATTATTAGCGGAAGTTCAGAATCTGAAAAAACAGCGGCTAAAGAAGAAGTAAAAGAAGAGACTACTGCCGAAGTTGATGCTACTGATGCTGTTGTAATTCCTGAGGGAGTGCAAGTAATTATGATGCCTCGTTTAAGTGATACAATGACAGATGGAACTGTGGCAACATGGTTAAAGAAAGTTGGAGACGCTGTTGAAGAAGGTGATATGCTTGCTGAAATTGAAACAGATAAAGCTACAATGGAGTTTGAATGTTTCTATGAAGGAACAATACTATACATTGGCGTTCAAGAAGGAGAAACTGCTCCTGTAGATAGTTTGTTAACTATTATTGGTCCTGCTGGAACAGATGTTTCTGCAATAGTTGCCAATGGAGGTAACTCTATGGATGCAGAAAAACCGACTTCTGACAAAAAGGAAACAAAAATAGCTGATAAAGTAGAAGAAAAAAAGCCAGTTGCTACAACTAGTACTACTTCTAACAGACGTATTTTTGCTTCACCTTTAGCTAAGAAGATTGCTAGTGATAAAGGAATTAATTTAGCTGATGTTACTGGTTCTGGTGAAAACGGAAGAATCATTAAAAAAGATGTAGAAAACTATACTCCTGCTGCAAAAGTAGTTGAAGTTGAAGTTGCATCTGATACAAACTTAGTTGCTGCAGGTCAAGAAAAATCTAAAGAAGTTAAGAATTCTCAAATGCGTAAAGCAATTGCAAAATCTTTAGGTAACTCTAAATTTTCTGCTCCTGATTTCAGTTTAAATATTGAAGTTGATATGGACAGTGCTATGGCTTCTAGAAAAACAATCAATGCAATTCCAGATACAAAGGTATCTTTTAATGATATGGTTGTAAAAGCTTGTGCAATGGCTTTGCAAAAACACCCACAAGTAAATACATCTTGGACAGACAATAATACTGTTTACCATAGTCATATTCATGTTGGTGTTGCAGTTGCTGTAGATGACGGGTTATTAGTTCCTGTTGTAAAACATACAAACCAAATGAGTTTAACTCAAATTGGCGCAACTGTTAGAGATTTAGCAGGAAAAGCAAGACATAAGAAAATTTCTCCTGCAGAAATGCAAGGAAGCACTTTTACAGTTTCTAATTTAGGAATGTTTGGTATCGAAAACTTTACGTCTATTATTAATCAACCAAATTCTGCCATTTTATCTGTAGGTGCAATTGTTGAAAAACCAGTTGTTAAAAACGGACAAATTGTTGTTGGAAATACAATGAAATTAACTTTAACTTGCGATCACAGAACTGTTGATGGCGCTGTTGGAGCTCAATTTTTACAAACATTAAAAACGTTTATTGAAAACCCAGTTACAATGTTAGCTTAG
- the hemF gene encoding oxygen-dependent coproporphyrinogen oxidase, whose translation MKDQFYKYIENLQNTITSKLEEVDGLAKFQEDIWERKEGGGGKTRVIENGAVFEKGGVNISKVFGELPEALRKQFGVKEGNFFACGLSLVMHPINPFVPTVHANWRYFEMYDDVGNIVTQWFGGGQDLTPYYLFDEDAIHFHTVCKSACDKHHSAFYPKFKKTCDDYFWNTHRNEARGIGGLFFDYQKENEEFSIEDRFNFVTQVGNSFLESYVPIVEKRKETPFTTTHKDWQEIRRGRYVEFNLVHDRGTLFGLKTNGRIESILMSLPPIVQWKYNHQPEENSEEEKLLTVLMKPKDWV comes from the coding sequence ATGAAAGATCAGTTTTATAAGTACATAGAAAATTTACAAAATACAATTACTTCTAAATTAGAAGAGGTTGATGGATTGGCAAAATTTCAAGAAGATATTTGGGAAAGAAAAGAAGGTGGTGGAGGTAAAACGCGTGTTATAGAAAACGGAGCCGTTTTTGAAAAAGGAGGTGTAAATATTTCTAAAGTTTTTGGAGAATTACCAGAAGCATTAAGAAAGCAATTTGGCGTAAAAGAAGGAAATTTCTTTGCTTGTGGATTAAGTTTAGTCATGCATCCTATAAATCCTTTTGTGCCAACTGTACATGCAAATTGGCGTTATTTTGAAATGTATGATGACGTTGGAAATATTGTTACGCAATGGTTTGGTGGAGGTCAAGATTTAACACCTTATTATTTATTTGATGAAGATGCAATTCATTTTCACACCGTTTGTAAATCAGCTTGTGATAAGCATCATTCAGCATTTTATCCGAAGTTTAAAAAAACATGTGATGACTATTTCTGGAATACTCACAGAAATGAAGCACGCGGAATTGGAGGTTTGTTTTTTGATTATCAAAAAGAAAATGAAGAATTTTCTATAGAAGATAGATTCAATTTTGTTACCCAAGTTGGAAATAGTTTTTTAGAAAGCTATGTTCCTATTGTTGAAAAAAGAAAAGAAACTCCATTTACAACAACACATAAAGATTGGCAAGAAATTAGACGTGGACGTTATGTAGAATTTAATTTAGTGCATGATAGAGGAACTCTTTTTGGATTAAAAACAAACGGAAGAATAGAAAGCATTTTAATGAGTTTACCGCCAATTGTTCAATGGAAATACAATCATCAACCAGAAGAGAATTCTGAAGAAGAAAAACTTTTAACGGTTTTGATGAAACCTAAAGATTGGGTTTAA
- a CDS encoding DUF2721 domain-containing protein has product MEELTLTTPALLFSAISLIMLAYTNRFLAYASVIRNLHDIYLERKEDSLLRQIKNLKLRLNLTRWMQIFGISSLLFCVLTMLLIYIHQQTIAVWVFGCALILLIVSLLLLIKEIQISAQALQYHIADIEEHLENK; this is encoded by the coding sequence ATGGAAGAACTTACACTTACAACACCCGCACTTTTATTTTCGGCAATTTCATTGATAATGTTAGCCTATACAAATCGTTTTTTAGCGTATGCATCTGTAATTAGAAACTTACATGATATTTATCTTGAGCGTAAAGAGGATTCTTTATTACGACAAATAAAAAATTTAAAATTACGATTAAACTTAACTAGATGGATGCAGATTTTTGGAATTTCAAGTTTGCTTTTCTGTGTTTTAACAATGCTTTTAATTTACATTCATCAACAAACTATAGCCGTTTGGGTATTTGGTTGTGCCTTAATTCTATTGATTGTTTCTTTGCTTTTATTAATAAAAGAAATTCAGATTTCTGCACAAGCATTACAATATCATATTGCAGATATTGAAGAGCATTTAGAAAATAAATAG
- a CDS encoding M15 family metallopeptidase, producing MKIIIILLFVLANFSVNAQKLTTGFVYLSDVDKTIKSELRYLTNNNFIGKPIDGYNKNCVIVSLETANALKNIQQILLKKNLSLKIFDTYRPQQAVDHFVRWAKNLSDTLMKKQYYPNVPKSQLFNQGYIASKSGHTRGSTVDLTIVNIKTEEELDMGNPYDFFGKESHPFYNKITTIQKRNRFFLREIMLENGFTPYDNEWWHFTLKNEPFPKTYFNFPIE from the coding sequence ATGAAAATTATAATAATCTTATTATTTGTTTTAGCTAATTTTTCTGTAAACGCTCAAAAGTTAACTACTGGCTTTGTTTACTTATCTGATGTTGATAAAACTATAAAATCTGAATTAAGGTATTTAACTAATAATAATTTTATAGGAAAACCAATTGATGGTTATAATAAGAACTGTGTAATTGTTAGTCTTGAAACTGCCAATGCGTTAAAAAATATTCAACAAATTTTATTAAAAAAGAATTTAAGTCTTAAAATTTTTGATACCTATAGACCTCAACAAGCAGTAGATCATTTTGTGCGTTGGGCAAAGAATTTAAGTGATACATTAATGAAGAAACAATACTATCCAAACGTACCAAAAAGTCAGCTTTTTAACCAAGGCTATATTGCTTCAAAGTCTGGTCACACAAGAGGTAGCACAGTTGATTTAACAATTGTAAATATTAAAACTGAAGAAGAATTAGACATGGGGAATCCTTATGATTTCTTTGGTAAAGAATCGCATCCGTTTTATAATAAAATAACAACAATTCAGAAAAGAAATAGATTTTTTTTACGTGAAATAATGTTAGAAAATGGCTTTACACCTTATGACAATGAATGGTGGCATTTTACATTAAAGAATGAACCTTTTCCTAAAACGTATTTTAATTTTCCTATAGAATAA
- the pdhA gene encoding pyruvate dehydrogenase (acetyl-transferring) E1 component subunit alpha, which yields MKKITKQTYLDWYKDMLFWRKFEDKLASVYIQQKVRGFLHLYNGQEAILAGALHAMDLSKDKMITAYRNHVQPIGMGEDPKKVMAELFGKVTGTSKGMGGSMHIFSKEFRFYGGHGIVGGQIPLGAGLAFGDKYKGSDAVTLTCFGDGAARQGSLHEAFNMAMLWKLPVIFIVENNGYAMGTSVNRTANHEDIWKLGLGYEMPCGPVDAMNPIKVAEAVDEAIQRARRGDGPTFLEMKTYRYRGHSMSDAQHYRTKDEVEEYKKIDPITQVLDIIKEKNYATEEEIAAIVKDVKERVNECEKFAEESPYPEVQQMYDMVYEQEDYPFIS from the coding sequence ATGAAAAAAATTACCAAACAAACCTATTTAGACTGGTACAAAGACATGCTTTTCTGGCGTAAGTTCGAAGACAAATTAGCTTCTGTTTACATACAGCAGAAAGTTAGAGGCTTTTTACACTTATATAACGGTCAAGAAGCTATTTTAGCTGGCGCATTGCATGCAATGGATTTATCGAAAGATAAAATGATTACTGCTTATAGAAATCACGTTCAGCCAATAGGTATGGGAGAAGATCCTAAAAAGGTAATGGCAGAATTATTTGGAAAAGTAACTGGAACCTCTAAAGGAATGGGTGGTTCTATGCATATTTTCTCTAAAGAATTTCGTTTTTATGGTGGTCACGGAATTGTTGGTGGACAAATACCTTTAGGTGCTGGTCTAGCTTTTGGAGATAAATACAAAGGAAGTGATGCTGTTACTTTAACTTGTTTTGGTGATGGTGCAGCAAGACAAGGATCTTTACACGAAGCTTTTAATATGGCAATGTTATGGAAATTACCAGTAATTTTTATTGTAGAAAATAATGGTTACGCAATGGGAACTTCTGTAAATAGAACGGCAAATCATGAAGATATTTGGAAATTAGGTTTAGGTTATGAAATGCCTTGTGGACCTGTAGATGCCATGAATCCTATTAAGGTTGCTGAAGCTGTAGATGAAGCAATACAAAGAGCAAGACGTGGTGATGGTCCTACTTTTTTAGAAATGAAAACGTACAGATATAGAGGTCACTCAATGTCTGATGCACAGCATTATAGAACAAAAGACGAAGTAGAAGAATACAAAAAAATAGATCCTATTACACAGGTTTTAGACATAATTAAAGAGAAGAATTATGCAACTGAAGAAGAAATTGCTGCAATTGTAAAGGATGTAAAAGAGAGAGTAAATGAATGTGAGAAATTCGCAGAAGAATCTCCTTATCCAGAAGTTCAACAAATGTATGATATGGTGTATGAACAAGAAGATTATCCTTTTATAAGTTAA
- a CDS encoding YceI family protein, whose protein sequence is MKKVISSIIMLLIVTTTIQSQEALKNVLLDIKLPSSVLVNGTSTLHDWVSKVEKTAAKIEINNYYDIAIETLEVKIEATSIKSGKKLMDKLTYKALKAEEFPLITFIFKKGEIISENTDSINIKLKGNLTIAGITKNVAVLTTINKLGNEITLIGKHKLKMTDFGIKPPTALLGTIKTGNEITIEFNLKF, encoded by the coding sequence ATGAAAAAAGTGATCAGCTCAATTATTATGTTACTAATTGTAACAACTACAATTCAAAGTCAAGAAGCTTTAAAAAACGTACTACTTGACATCAAACTACCAAGTAGTGTATTAGTTAACGGAACTTCTACCCTGCATGATTGGGTAAGCAAAGTAGAGAAGACAGCTGCAAAAATTGAGATAAATAATTATTATGATATCGCTATAGAAACCTTAGAAGTTAAAATAGAAGCTACAAGTATTAAAAGTGGAAAGAAATTAATGGATAAGCTTACTTATAAAGCCTTAAAAGCTGAAGAGTTTCCACTAATAACTTTCATTTTTAAAAAAGGTGAAATTATTTCTGAAAATACAGATTCCATAAATATTAAACTTAAAGGCAATTTAACTATTGCTGGAATCACTAAAAATGTAGCTGTACTTACTACTATTAACAAATTAGGAAATGAAATTACGCTCATTGGAAAGCATAAATTAAAAATGACTGACTTTGGCATAAAACCACCAACAGCATTACTAGGCACAATAAAAACTGGTAATGAAATAACAATTGAATTCAACCTAAAATTTTAA
- a CDS encoding GNAT family N-acetyltransferase encodes MKKIEEKLKNPVWYSLNETHKKFLIEYDGVQFYQPDVCIFGAFFDETKTAKALNEYAKIAKRFFLVSENQTPIIDTNNIILEKKINGCQMILDSFVDIEITEEIVLLTDKNSNEVYDLIWLVMPGFYQKRGFEMGKFFGIFKDGKLVSISGQRMQNDDFIEVSSVVTHPDYTRKGLAKQLISHTTKEILKEKKLPILHTNKGNPAIQIYEKLGYKLTRDMNWWLYRKK; translated from the coding sequence ATGAAAAAAATAGAAGAAAAATTAAAAAATCCGGTTTGGTATTCTCTAAATGAAACTCATAAAAAGTTTCTTATAGAATATGATGGGGTTCAATTTTACCAACCAGATGTATGTATATTTGGTGCTTTCTTTGATGAAACTAAAACAGCAAAAGCATTAAATGAATACGCTAAAATAGCTAAGCGTTTCTTTTTGGTTTCAGAAAACCAAACACCTATAATAGACACTAATAATATTATTCTAGAGAAAAAAATTAATGGATGTCAAATGATTTTAGATAGCTTTGTTGATATTGAAATAACAGAAGAAATTGTTTTATTAACAGATAAAAACAGTAATGAAGTTTATGATTTAATATGGTTAGTAATGCCTGGATTTTATCAGAAAAGAGGTTTTGAAATGGGGAAATTTTTTGGTATTTTTAAGGACGGTAAATTAGTCTCAATTTCTGGTCAAAGAATGCAAAATGATGATTTTATAGAAGTAAGCTCAGTTGTTACACATCCTGATTACACCAGAAAAGGATTAGCAAAACAATTAATTTCACACACAACAAAAGAAATTTTAAAAGAAAAAAAACTTCCTATTTTACATACTAACAAAGGAAACCCAGCTATACAAATTTATGAAAAACTAGGCTACAAACTTACTAGAGATATGAATTGGTGGTTGTATCGTAAAAAATAA
- a CDS encoding EI24 domain-containing protein: MIKNILSGIKAYVGTFSLISKLKLWKYFAIPILISVFTATIIGFTAYSLSDNIGLFLAKIWIWDWGKETVTTITSIVGGIFVLAIGLILYKHIVLALSAPFMSIVSEKIEIHINGSLKHLYRKTTFQEQLWRGIRINVRNLGKELLITIPILLLKFIPLVNIFSTILLFSVQAYYAGFGNMDYTLERHLNYKESINFVGKNKGVSIGNGIVFMLCLLIPVLGIIIVLPLSVTAASVKTVALLNKENERSVL, translated from the coding sequence ATGATTAAAAATATACTTTCAGGAATAAAAGCTTATGTTGGTACTTTTAGTTTAATTTCTAAACTAAAACTCTGGAAATATTTTGCAATACCAATTCTTATTAGTGTGTTTACTGCTACAATTATTGGTTTTACTGCGTATAGTTTATCAGACAATATTGGTCTTTTTTTAGCAAAAATTTGGATTTGGGATTGGGGCAAAGAAACAGTAACTACAATTACTTCAATTGTTGGTGGAATTTTTGTTTTAGCCATTGGTTTAATTTTATATAAGCATATTGTTTTAGCATTATCAGCACCATTTATGAGTATTGTTTCTGAGAAGATAGAAATTCATATTAATGGAAGTTTAAAACACCTTTATAGAAAAACTACTTTTCAAGAACAATTGTGGAGAGGAATTAGAATTAATGTCAGAAATTTAGGAAAAGAATTATTGATTACAATTCCGATCCTATTGTTAAAATTTATTCCTTTAGTAAATATTTTTTCAACTATTTTATTGTTTTCAGTACAAGCTTATTATGCTGGTTTTGGGAATATGGATTATACACTAGAAAGGCATTTAAATTATAAAGAAAGTATCAATTTTGTGGGTAAAAATAAAGGTGTTTCTATAGGAAATGGAATCGTTTTTATGTTGTGTTTATTAATTCCTGTTTTAGGAATTATAATCGTTTTACCATTATCAGTAACTGCAGCATCAGTAAAAACAGTTGCCTTGTTAAATAAAGAAAATGAAAGATCAGTTTTATAA
- a CDS encoding dihydrolipoamide acetyltransferase family protein — protein MARFELKLPKMGESVAEATITSWLKEIGDSIELDEAVVEIATDKVDSEVPSEVEGTLVEILFDKDSVVEVGETIAIIETAGGNDTSVKKEPKNEVPKAVAEIEESIEKVVDVSTTPITKTSESGKFYSPLVRNIAKTEKVSMQELEAITGSGKDGRVTKDDILLFIKDRTSEPKKTKEVKSEEKTTVKSIKKEQQKVAPVSIVGGDEIIEMTRMGKLISKHMVDSLHVAAHVQSFIEIDVTNIVIWRNKVKDAFFKREGEKLTFTPILMHAVASTIKKYPMVNIAINGDTIIKKKNINLGMAAALPDGNLIVPVIKNADQLNLVGMTKSVNDLANRARNNALKPDDIQGGTYTVTNVGSFGSVMGTPIINQPQVAILALGAIRKMPSVIETPEGDFIGIRQKMFVSHSYDHRVVNGALGGMFIKTLKETLEAWDVNQDF, from the coding sequence ATGGCAAGATTCGAATTAAAGTTACCAAAAATGGGAGAAAGTGTTGCAGAAGCAACAATTACTTCTTGGTTAAAGGAAATTGGAGATTCTATTGAGTTAGATGAAGCTGTTGTAGAAATTGCTACAGATAAAGTAGATTCTGAGGTACCAAGTGAAGTAGAGGGTACGTTAGTAGAAATCTTATTTGACAAAGACTCTGTCGTAGAAGTTGGAGAAACAATTGCTATAATTGAAACTGCGGGAGGAAATGATACTTCTGTAAAAAAAGAACCTAAGAATGAGGTGCCTAAAGCAGTAGCAGAAATAGAAGAATCTATTGAAAAAGTTGTTGATGTATCTACAACTCCTATTACTAAAACATCTGAGTCTGGAAAGTTCTATTCGCCACTAGTTAGAAATATTGCAAAAACAGAAAAAGTTTCTATGCAAGAGTTAGAAGCAATCACTGGAAGTGGAAAAGATGGAAGAGTTACTAAAGATGATATTTTATTATTTATTAAAGATAGAACTTCTGAACCAAAAAAGACCAAAGAAGTAAAATCAGAAGAAAAAACTACGGTTAAGTCAATTAAAAAAGAGCAACAAAAAGTTGCGCCAGTTTCTATTGTTGGAGGAGATGAAATTATAGAAATGACTAGAATGGGGAAATTGATCTCCAAACATATGGTAGATTCTTTACACGTTGCTGCTCATGTACAGTCATTTATAGAAATTGATGTAACTAATATTGTAATATGGAGAAATAAAGTAAAAGATGCTTTCTTTAAAAGAGAAGGTGAAAAACTTACTTTTACCCCAATTTTAATGCATGCAGTTGCAAGTACAATTAAGAAATATCCAATGGTAAATATTGCTATAAATGGTGATACTATCATTAAAAAGAAAAATATTAACCTTGGAATGGCTGCAGCTTTACCAGATGGAAACTTAATAGTTCCTGTTATAAAAAATGCAGATCAATTGAACCTTGTTGGTATGACAAAATCTGTAAATGATTTGGCAAATAGAGCAAGAAACAATGCATTAAAACCTGATGACATTCAAGGAGGAACTTACACAGTAACAAATGTTGGTAGTTTTGGTTCTGTAATGGGAACACCAATTATAAACCAGCCTCAAGTTGCAATTTTAGCTTTAGGAGCAATTAGAAAAATGCCTTCTGTAATTGAAACTCCTGAAGGAGATTTTATTGGTATTAGACAAAAGATGTTTGTTTCTCATTCCTATGATCATAGAGTTGTAAATGGTGCTTTAGGAGGTATGTTTATTAAAACTTTAAAAGAAACATTAGAAGCTTGGGATGTAAATCAAGATTTTTAA